One Trueperaceae bacterium DNA segment encodes these proteins:
- a CDS encoding 2-oxo acid dehydrogenase subunit E2 produces the protein MAREFRLPELAESVVEGEIVRWLVAEGETVALDQPVAEVLTDKATVELPSPYAGVLLKQLAAEGDVVQVHAPIALFADAGAAGAAAAVAAAAPPAPPAPAAAPERPAGAPPADDGESLSLFKPAADKGDQELPRLRRPGARAGAGAATAEAAPRAAAMPTPGARGPYGRVVAVPAARRLARELGVDVAAVVGSGPHGRVRVDDVREHVAGPAPAAAQGGLPPVPPYRTPAGYEAREERVPLRGLRRLISNQMVASHLHTVRALHVDEADVTALVALRDKLKPRAAARGVRLSYLPFVMKAVAAALAEYPALNSSLDEATNEIVRKSYYNLGMAVATEAGLVVPVVRDVDARTIAELAADVNRLADAAKAGRLAPDDMKGGTFSITNIGSLGGLFSFPIINVPEAAILGVHSIKKRPVVLPDDSIAARQMLYLSLSFDHRLVDGAEGAMFTSRVIDLLENPEAMLLDL, from the coding sequence ATGGCGAGAGAGTTCCGGCTGCCCGAACTGGCCGAATCGGTGGTGGAGGGCGAGATCGTCCGCTGGCTGGTGGCGGAGGGCGAGACGGTCGCCCTCGACCAGCCCGTCGCGGAGGTGCTCACCGACAAGGCCACGGTGGAGCTGCCGAGCCCGTACGCGGGCGTGCTGCTCAAGCAGCTGGCGGCCGAGGGGGACGTCGTGCAGGTGCACGCCCCCATCGCGCTCTTCGCCGACGCCGGGGCCGCCGGAGCGGCAGCCGCCGTGGCGGCCGCCGCACCGCCCGCACCGCCCGCGCCGGCCGCGGCGCCCGAGCGCCCCGCCGGCGCGCCTCCGGCGGACGACGGCGAGAGCCTCAGCCTCTTCAAGCCGGCGGCCGACAAGGGCGACCAGGAGTTGCCGCGACTGCGGCGGCCCGGCGCCAGGGCGGGCGCCGGGGCCGCCACTGCCGAGGCGGCCCCACGCGCAGCCGCGATGCCGACTCCGGGGGCGCGGGGGCCGTACGGGCGGGTCGTCGCGGTCCCTGCGGCCCGCCGCCTGGCGCGCGAGCTAGGCGTCGACGTGGCCGCGGTGGTCGGTAGCGGCCCGCACGGCCGGGTGCGCGTCGACGACGTCCGCGAGCACGTTGCCGGCCCCGCGCCGGCCGCCGCGCAGGGCGGCCTGCCGCCCGTGCCGCCCTACCGGACGCCCGCCGGCTACGAGGCGCGCGAGGAGCGCGTGCCGCTGCGCGGCCTGCGACGCCTGATCTCCAACCAGATGGTCGCCTCGCACCTCCACACCGTGCGGGCGCTGCACGTGGACGAGGCCGACGTCACGGCGCTCGTGGCGCTGCGCGACAAGCTCAAGCCGCGCGCCGCCGCCAGGGGCGTCAGGCTCTCGTACCTACCGTTCGTCATGAAGGCCGTCGCCGCCGCCCTGGCGGAGTACCCGGCCCTGAACTCGAGCCTGGATGAGGCGACGAACGAGATCGTGCGCAAGAGCTACTACAACCTCGGCATGGCCGTGGCCACGGAGGCGGGGCTGGTCGTGCCCGTGGTGCGCGACGTGGACGCCCGCACCATCGCCGAGCTGGCTGCCGACGTGAACCGGCTGGCGGACGCCGCCAAGGCCGGCAGACTGGCGCCCGACGACATGAAGGGCGGCACCTTCTCGATCACCAACATCGGTAGCCTCGGCGGGCTCTTCTCCTTCCCGATCATCAACGTGCCCGAGGCGGCCATCCTCGGAGTCCACTCGATCAAGAAGCGCCCCGTGGTGCTCCCCGACGACAGCATCGCGGCGCGGCAGATGCTCTACCTGAGCCTCTCCTTCGACCACCGCCTCGTGGACGGCGCCGAGGGCGCCATGTTCACGAGCCGCGTCATCGACCTGCTCGAGAACCCCGAGGCCATGCTGCTCGACCTCTGA
- a CDS encoding alpha-ketoacid dehydrogenase subunit beta, with protein MSAVTMVQAIARTLDEEMARDDRVVVVGEDVGKRGGVFLATEKLFDKYGPDRVIDSPLSEAAIIGAALGMAVHGLRPVAEIQFSDYVFPGFDQLVSQVAKLRYRSGGQFTAPMVVRMPAGGGVKGGHHHSQSPEAHFVHTAGLKVVFPSTPSDTRGLLKSAIRDEDPVVFMEPKRLYRAVKEELSDDPDELIPIGKAAVRLRGDDVVLVSYGGSMAETTRAAKALVEQGFSPHVIDLRSLAPWDEETVLEAVARVGRVVLVSEAPRSASFISEVAATIAEELLDQLLAPPLRVTGFDTPYPYAQDREYLPGPARIMRAVQHALDY; from the coding sequence ATGAGTGCCGTGACGATGGTCCAAGCGATAGCGCGGACCCTGGACGAGGAGATGGCGCGCGACGACCGCGTCGTCGTGGTGGGCGAGGACGTCGGCAAGCGCGGCGGCGTGTTCCTCGCCACGGAGAAGCTGTTCGATAAGTACGGCCCCGACCGCGTGATCGACTCGCCGCTCTCGGAGGCGGCCATCATCGGCGCCGCTCTGGGCATGGCGGTGCACGGGCTGCGGCCCGTGGCCGAGATCCAGTTCTCCGACTACGTCTTCCCGGGGTTCGACCAACTCGTGTCGCAGGTCGCCAAGCTCAGGTACCGCTCCGGCGGCCAGTTCACGGCCCCCATGGTGGTGCGCATGCCGGCTGGCGGCGGGGTGAAGGGCGGCCATCACCACTCGCAGAGCCCGGAGGCGCACTTCGTGCACACGGCCGGCCTCAAGGTGGTGTTCCCGTCCACCCCGTCCGACACCAGGGGCCTCCTGAAGAGCGCCATCAGGGACGAGGACCCGGTCGTCTTCATGGAGCCCAAGCGGCTCTACCGCGCCGTCAAGGAGGAACTCTCCGACGACCCCGACGAGCTGATCCCCATAGGCAAGGCGGCCGTGAGGCTGCGGGGTGACGACGTGGTGCTCGTGAGCTACGGCGGTTCGATGGCCGAGACGACCCGCGCCGCTAAGGCGTTGGTGGAGCAGGGGTTCTCGCCCCACGTGATAGACCTGCGGTCCCTGGCGCCGTGGGACGAGGAGACGGTGCTCGAGGCGGTGGCGCGCGTGGGTCGGGTGGTGCTGGTCAGCGAGGCGCCCAGGAGCGCGAGCTTCATCAGCGAGGTGGCCGCCACCATCGCCGAGGAGCTCCTCGACCAGCTCCTGGCACCCCCGCTCCGCGTGACGGGCTTCGACACGCCCTACCCCTACGCCCAGGACCGCGAGTACCTGCCCGGCCCCGCCCGCATCATGCGGGCCGTGCAGCACGCGCTCGATTACTGA
- a CDS encoding thiamine pyrophosphate-dependent dehydrogenase E1 component subunit alpha has translation MILESQLFQPFTEEPISVISEAGEWIAPFDLDLGTEQLVGMYRHMLLGRVMDERLGRLQRQGRVSFVAPSAGHEAAQVGVAHAIKPGFDWLFPYYRDVTLVTAVGLPPVESMGQSMGTLADPSRGRQMPYHPASKELNVFSVASPIASHVPPAAGTAISIKLRGTGQVVVCTFGDGATSEGDWHAGVNFASAQGAPIVFVCQNNRYAISVGFEKQTGAESVYTKAHAYGMPGYFVDGMDALACYYVMRDVVQRARDGMGPALVEMLVYRYGGHSSADDDSVYRPRGEVERWRKRDPLGRMRRFLERRGEWDDAAERAARDEFEAQVTAAVKEAESAGPVPTAAMFEDVLADVPAALAKQRADLLG, from the coding sequence ATGATCCTGGAGTCCCAGCTCTTCCAGCCGTTCACCGAAGAGCCGATCTCGGTAATCAGCGAGGCCGGCGAGTGGATCGCCCCGTTCGACCTCGACCTCGGCACGGAGCAGTTGGTCGGGATGTACAGGCACATGCTCCTCGGGCGCGTCATGGACGAGCGCCTCGGGCGGCTGCAGCGCCAGGGTCGCGTCAGCTTCGTGGCGCCCAGCGCGGGGCACGAGGCCGCGCAGGTGGGCGTCGCGCACGCCATCAAGCCGGGCTTCGACTGGCTCTTCCCCTACTACCGCGACGTCACCCTGGTCACTGCCGTCGGCCTGCCGCCGGTCGAGTCGATGGGTCAGTCCATGGGCACGCTGGCCGACCCGAGCCGCGGTCGCCAGATGCCTTATCACCCTGCCTCGAAGGAGCTCAACGTCTTCTCCGTGGCGTCGCCCATCGCCTCGCACGTCCCGCCGGCCGCCGGCACCGCCATCAGCATCAAGCTGCGCGGCACCGGTCAGGTGGTCGTCTGCACGTTCGGTGACGGCGCCACCAGCGAGGGCGATTGGCACGCGGGCGTCAACTTCGCCTCCGCCCAGGGCGCGCCGATCGTGTTCGTGTGCCAGAACAACCGCTACGCCATCAGCGTCGGCTTCGAGAAGCAGACGGGCGCCGAGAGCGTCTACACGAAGGCGCACGCCTACGGCATGCCGGGCTACTTCGTCGACGGCATGGACGCCCTCGCCTGCTATTACGTGATGCGCGACGTGGTGCAGCGGGCGCGCGACGGCATGGGCCCGGCGCTCGTGGAGATGCTCGTGTACCGTTACGGCGGGCACTCCTCGGCCGACGACGACTCCGTCTACCGGCCGCGCGGCGAGGTGGAGCGGTGGCGCAAGCGCGACCCTCTCGGCCGGATGCGCCGTTTCCTCGAGCGCCGCGGGGAGTGGGACGACGCTGCGGAGCGTGCCGCCAGGGACGAGTTCGAGGCGCAGGTGACCGCCGCCGTCAAGGAAGCCGAGTCCGCCGGTCCGGTGCCCACGGCCGCGATGTTCGAGGACGTGCTGGCCGACGTGCCCGCCGCCCTCGCGAAGCAGCGCGCCGACCTGCTCGGCTGA
- a CDS encoding citrate synthase (catalyzes the formation of citrate from acetyl-CoA and oxaloacetate), whose product MEQTINRGLDGVYIDTSGVCFIDGGKGQLVYRGYDINELADKASFEEVVYLLWHGALPDSAQLEAFKAAIAPHYHVPDAVYDLYRALPQGHSPMHAIRTAASLLAPYDEDPDGVDEANVHRIGTKLLAQFPTLTAAFERVRRGLEPVAPRSDLSLAGNFLYTLTGEEPSAAATRVMDVALVLHAEHGSNASTFVARATASTLTDVYSAITAAVGALKGPLHGGANTAVMKALEGIGSVAGVEPYVMNILSQPGGRVMGFGHRVYKVLDPRAQILKEVSRQLAKESGDSKWFDMSLEMERVMDREMAKRGKAVKPNVDFFSASVYRMLGFPGDMYTPIFAVARVPGWMAHLYEQYADNRIMRPRLVYSGPMGLKFKPLAER is encoded by the coding sequence ATGGAACAAACCATCAACAGGGGCCTGGACGGCGTCTACATCGACACGAGCGGCGTCTGTTTCATCGACGGCGGCAAGGGTCAACTCGTCTACCGCGGTTACGACATCAACGAGCTGGCCGACAAGGCGAGCTTCGAGGAGGTCGTGTACCTGCTGTGGCACGGCGCGCTCCCCGACTCCGCCCAGCTCGAGGCGTTCAAGGCCGCGATCGCGCCGCACTACCACGTGCCCGACGCCGTCTACGACCTCTACCGCGCGCTGCCGCAGGGTCACTCGCCCATGCACGCCATCCGCACGGCGGCCTCCCTGCTCGCGCCCTACGACGAGGACCCCGACGGCGTCGACGAGGCGAACGTCCACCGCATCGGCACGAAGCTCCTGGCGCAGTTCCCCACGCTCACGGCCGCCTTCGAGCGGGTGCGGCGCGGCCTCGAGCCGGTTGCGCCCCGCAGCGACCTGAGCCTGGCGGGCAACTTCCTCTACACGCTCACGGGCGAGGAGCCGTCGGCCGCCGCCACGCGCGTGATGGACGTCGCGCTCGTGCTACACGCCGAGCACGGGTCGAACGCCAGCACCTTCGTCGCGCGCGCCACGGCCTCCACCCTCACCGACGTCTATAGCGCCATCACGGCGGCCGTCGGCGCCCTCAAGGGCCCGCTGCATGGCGGCGCCAACACGGCCGTCATGAAGGCCCTCGAGGGGATCGGCAGCGTGGCGGGCGTCGAGCCTTACGTCATGAACATCCTCTCTCAGCCCGGCGGTCGCGTCATGGGCTTCGGGCACCGCGTCTACAAGGTGCTCGACCCGCGCGCGCAGATCCTCAAGGAGGTCAGCCGCCAGCTGGCCAAGGAGTCGGGCGACTCGAAGTGGTTCGACATGAGCCTCGAGATGGAGCGGGTCATGGACCGCGAGATGGCCAAACGCGGCAAGGCCGTCAAGCCCAACGTCGACTTCTTCTCGGCCTCCGTCTACCGCATGCTCGGCTTCCCCGGCGACATGTACACGCCCATCTTCGCCGTGGCGCGCGTGCCGGGCTGGATGGCGCACCTTTACGAGCAGTACGCCGACAACCGCATCATGCGCCCCCGCCTGGTCTACTCCGGCCCGATGGGCCTGAAGTTCAAGCCGCTCGCCGAGCGCTGA
- a CDS encoding alpha/beta fold hydrolase → MSLRVLLWTVVALAVLAVLALGAVGWVLAGRVVVPQPYGLAPEFELGRVTDLTGGRYGVELPGGAAPAQHANARAAGAYLLLWEGGHGALREVLADDGATVTRAVELREGAPPAAGLKGRIDNFYYRHDPATDLGIAYEELRLDGPVGGLRAWYLPAEQGTAVLLLHGRRRGELIETLRFAKALNELGLPVLALAYRNHDASDPSPDGLYHYGASEWQDALVGALELARRGHGRLILYGLSMGGAVALEALERWPAPAPEVVGLVLDSPLVSPSDVVEVGAVKAGLPFPGALTRLALFVAGLRTGVDFAGLEQARTAGGIGVPVLLVAGEEDSTVPVSAVDAFAREVRTPLTYLRLPGVEHVEAWNHDPARYAGWLRAFVASLEVRAAAP, encoded by the coding sequence GTGAGCCTCAGGGTGCTCCTGTGGACCGTTGTCGCCCTCGCCGTCCTGGCCGTGCTCGCGCTGGGCGCGGTGGGGTGGGTATTGGCGGGCCGCGTCGTCGTGCCCCAACCCTACGGGCTGGCGCCCGAGTTCGAGCTGGGTCGCGTGACCGACCTGACGGGCGGTAGGTACGGCGTCGAGCTCCCTGGCGGCGCGGCGCCCGCGCAGCACGCCAACGCCCGCGCCGCGGGCGCCTACCTGCTGCTGTGGGAGGGCGGTCACGGGGCCCTCCGCGAGGTCCTGGCCGACGACGGCGCCACGGTCACGCGCGCGGTGGAGCTGCGCGAGGGCGCGCCACCCGCCGCGGGGTTGAAGGGGCGCATCGACAACTTCTACTACCGGCACGACCCGGCCACCGACCTCGGCATCGCCTACGAGGAGCTGCGTCTCGACGGACCCGTTGGCGGGCTGCGGGCCTGGTACCTACCGGCGGAGCAGGGGACGGCGGTGCTCCTCCTGCACGGGCGCAGGCGCGGGGAGCTCATCGAGACGCTCCGCTTCGCGAAGGCCCTCAACGAGCTCGGCCTGCCCGTCCTGGCGCTCGCCTACCGCAACCACGACGCCAGCGACCCCAGCCCGGACGGCCTCTACCATTACGGCGCGAGCGAATGGCAGGACGCCCTGGTGGGCGCGTTGGAGCTGGCGCGGCGCGGTCACGGCCGCCTGATCCTCTACGGGCTCTCCATGGGCGGCGCGGTGGCGCTCGAGGCGCTGGAGCGCTGGCCGGCGCCGGCGCCGGAGGTCGTCGGGCTGGTGCTCGACTCGCCCCTGGTGAGCCCGAGCGACGTCGTCGAGGTCGGCGCCGTCAAGGCCGGCCTGCCGTTCCCCGGCGCGCTGACGCGCCTCGCGCTGTTCGTGGCTGGGTTGCGGACGGGCGTCGACTTCGCGGGCCTCGAGCAGGCGCGCACCGCCGGCGGCATCGGCGTGCCGGTGCTGCTCGTGGCCGGCGAGGAGGACTCGACGGTGCCCGTCAGCGCGGTGGACGCCTTCGCGCGCGAGGTGCGCACGCCCCTCACCTACCTGCGGCTACCGGGGGTGGAGCACGTGGAGGCGTGGAACCACGACCCCGCCAGGTACGCGGGGTGGCTGCGGGCGTTCGTCGCGTCGCTGGAGGTGCGCGCCGCCGCCCCGTGA